A single region of the Cyclopterus lumpus isolate fCycLum1 chromosome 16, fCycLum1.pri, whole genome shotgun sequence genome encodes:
- the cmc1 gene encoding COX assembly mitochondrial protein homolog: MTNIATMEAAANTEEIQLRHVEKDVLIPKMMREKAKELCVEKVQAFNHCCKDTGFLMVLKCREQNAALKECLTIHYRDPLFFEQCKQEYIKEKLEFERTGIATKNRKQKLPASM; this comes from the exons ATGACAAACATCGCGACAATGGAGGCAGCAGCCAACACAG AGGAGATCCAACTGAGGCACGTGGAGAAAGATGTCCTTATCCCCAAAATGATGAGGGAGAAGGCCAAGGAGCTCTGTGTTGAGAAGGTTCaag CCTTCAACCACTGCTGTAAAGACACCGGTTTCCTCATGGTGTTAAAGTGTCGAGAGCAGAACGCGGCGCTGAAGGAATGTCTGACGATACA CTACAGGGACCCTTTGTTCTTCGAGCAGTGTAAGCAGGAGTACATCAAAGAGAAGCTGGAGTTTGAGAGGACGGGGATCGCAACGAAGAACAGGAAGCAAAAACTACCAGCTAGCATGTGA
- the azi2 gene encoding 5-azacytidine-induced protein 2 isoform X2 — protein MEPLAVDDDICILKHETAYTAAGESPVSVCAGDESVASHFALVTAYEDIKKRLRDTERENTLLRKRVKQLEDKLFRPEAPPSEGPQYVNKAFSAYRGIYIEKEDMQMELNKLKKEKSESERLLTEQLQAKELELLQLRTEMETSQGTVMKSLNSPQDYWQVDSVGADLKILKLQEELERVTLENSRLLDRSGEEPHGLNGPDLDQTCDAKHNTRERSMQQTYEALCCEVTRLHSEMKNQTGLIRKLRPLISETRQASTVPVQCLDDVEKNNKNHPVPRVSAPRPPSAPPLPSCSGRPCPPVGGPSGTLLPDSLREDCWYNGPWPSQSCSGEALDGSDAGSVVLPPPPLNQASLDDSSRSFPSPPKPSDAMFWEGHSAASNSSSSIGNCSPRSPPNAEWAKPY, from the exons ATGGAGCCCCTGGCAGTGGATGATGACATTTGCATCCTGAAACACGAGACGGCCTACACCGCTGCTGGCGAGagtcctgtgtctgtgtgtgccggCGATGAATCTGTCGCTTCCCACTTCGCCCTGGTCACGGCCTACGAGGACATCAAGAAGAGGCTGAGAGACACCGAGCGAGAGAATACCTTGCTGAGGAAGAGGGTCAAGCAGCTGGAGGACAAG CTCTTCCGGCCAGAGGCTCCTCCATCAGAGGGTCCCCAGTACGTAAACAAGGCCTTCAGTGCTTACCGAGGTATCTACATAGAGAAGGAGGACATGCAGATGGAGCTGAACAAACTG aaaaaagagaagagtgagagtgagaggctGCTGACGGAGCAGCTCCAGGCCAAAGAGTTGGAGCTGCTTCAGCTGAGGACGGAGATGGAGACCAGCCAAGGTACAG TGATGAAGAGCCTGAACAGCCCTCAGGACTACTGGCAAGTGGACAGCGTCGGCGCCGACCTGAAGATCCTCAAactgcaggaggagctggagagggtGACGCTGGAAAACAGCAGACTGCTGGATAGAAGTGGG GAGGAACCCCATGGCCTTAACGGACCAGACTTGGATCAGACCTGTGACGCAAAGCATAACACAAG ggagaggagcatGCAGCAGACGTACGAGGCCTTGTGCTGTGAGGTCACTCGCCTCCACTCGGAGATGAAGAACCAAACGGGCCTCATTAGAAAACTCCGGCCGCTCATCAGTGAGACGAGACAAG cctccACGGTCCCAGTCCAGTGTCTCGACGACGtggaaaagaacaacaaaaaccacCCAGTTCCCCGGGTGTCAGCACCTCGCCCCCCTAGCGCCCCCCCGCTCCCCTCGTGCTCCGGCCGCCCCTGCCCCCCTGTCGGCGGGCCGTCGGGCACCCTGCTGCCGGACAGCCTGCGGGAGGACTGCTGGTACAACGGGCCCTGGCCCTCCCAGAGCTGTTCCGGAGAGGCTCTGGACGGCAGCGACGCCGGCTCCGTCGTCCTGCCCCCGCCTCCCCTGAACCAAGCCTCCCTTGATGACAGCTCGCGGTCCTTCCCCAGCCCCCCCAAACCCAGCGATGCCATGTTCTGGGAGGGACACTCCGCTGCATCCAACTCCTCGTCCTCAATTGGAAACTGCAGCCCCAGGAGCCCTCCCAACGCTGAGTGGGCCAAGCCCTATTGA
- the azi2 gene encoding 5-azacytidine-induced protein 2 isoform X4 produces MEPLAVDDDICILKHETAYTAAGESPVSVCAGDESVASHFALVTAYEDIKKRLRDTERENTLLRKRVKQLEDKKKEKSESERLLTEQLQAKELELLQLRTEMETSQGTVMKSLNSPQDYWQVDSVGADLKILKLQEELERVTLENSRLLDRSGEEPHGLNGPDLDQTCDAKHNTRERSMQQTYEALCCEVTRLHSEMKNQTGLIRKLRPLISETRQAASTVPVQCLDDVEKNNKNHPVPRVSAPRPPSAPPLPSCSGRPCPPVGGPSGTLLPDSLREDCWYNGPWPSQSCSGEALDGSDAGSVVLPPPPLNQASLDDSSRSFPSPPKPSDAMFWEGHSAASNSSSSIGNCSPRSPPNAEWAKPY; encoded by the exons ATGGAGCCCCTGGCAGTGGATGATGACATTTGCATCCTGAAACACGAGACGGCCTACACCGCTGCTGGCGAGagtcctgtgtctgtgtgtgccggCGATGAATCTGTCGCTTCCCACTTCGCCCTGGTCACGGCCTACGAGGACATCAAGAAGAGGCTGAGAGACACCGAGCGAGAGAATACCTTGCTGAGGAAGAGGGTCAAGCAGCTGGAGGACAAG aaaaaagagaagagtgagagtgagaggctGCTGACGGAGCAGCTCCAGGCCAAAGAGTTGGAGCTGCTTCAGCTGAGGACGGAGATGGAGACCAGCCAAGGTACAG TGATGAAGAGCCTGAACAGCCCTCAGGACTACTGGCAAGTGGACAGCGTCGGCGCCGACCTGAAGATCCTCAAactgcaggaggagctggagagggtGACGCTGGAAAACAGCAGACTGCTGGATAGAAGTGGG GAGGAACCCCATGGCCTTAACGGACCAGACTTGGATCAGACCTGTGACGCAAAGCATAACACAAG ggagaggagcatGCAGCAGACGTACGAGGCCTTGTGCTGTGAGGTCACTCGCCTCCACTCGGAGATGAAGAACCAAACGGGCCTCATTAGAAAACTCCGGCCGCTCATCAGTGAGACGAGACAAG cagcctccACGGTCCCAGTCCAGTGTCTCGACGACGtggaaaagaacaacaaaaaccacCCAGTTCCCCGGGTGTCAGCACCTCGCCCCCCTAGCGCCCCCCCGCTCCCCTCGTGCTCCGGCCGCCCCTGCCCCCCTGTCGGCGGGCCGTCGGGCACCCTGCTGCCGGACAGCCTGCGGGAGGACTGCTGGTACAACGGGCCCTGGCCCTCCCAGAGCTGTTCCGGAGAGGCTCTGGACGGCAGCGACGCCGGCTCCGTCGTCCTGCCCCCGCCTCCCCTGAACCAAGCCTCCCTTGATGACAGCTCGCGGTCCTTCCCCAGCCCCCCCAAACCCAGCGATGCCATGTTCTGGGAGGGACACTCCGCTGCATCCAACTCCTCGTCCTCAATTGGAAACTGCAGCCCCAGGAGCCCTCCCAACGCTGAGTGGGCCAAGCCCTATTGA
- the azi2 gene encoding 5-azacytidine-induced protein 2 isoform X1, producing the protein MEPLAVDDDICILKHETAYTAAGESPVSVCAGDESVASHFALVTAYEDIKKRLRDTERENTLLRKRVKQLEDKLFRPEAPPSEGPQYVNKAFSAYRGIYIEKEDMQMELNKLKKEKSESERLLTEQLQAKELELLQLRTEMETSQGTVMKSLNSPQDYWQVDSVGADLKILKLQEELERVTLENSRLLDRSGEEPHGLNGPDLDQTCDAKHNTRERSMQQTYEALCCEVTRLHSEMKNQTGLIRKLRPLISETRQAASTVPVQCLDDVEKNNKNHPVPRVSAPRPPSAPPLPSCSGRPCPPVGGPSGTLLPDSLREDCWYNGPWPSQSCSGEALDGSDAGSVVLPPPPLNQASLDDSSRSFPSPPKPSDAMFWEGHSAASNSSSSIGNCSPRSPPNAEWAKPY; encoded by the exons ATGGAGCCCCTGGCAGTGGATGATGACATTTGCATCCTGAAACACGAGACGGCCTACACCGCTGCTGGCGAGagtcctgtgtctgtgtgtgccggCGATGAATCTGTCGCTTCCCACTTCGCCCTGGTCACGGCCTACGAGGACATCAAGAAGAGGCTGAGAGACACCGAGCGAGAGAATACCTTGCTGAGGAAGAGGGTCAAGCAGCTGGAGGACAAG CTCTTCCGGCCAGAGGCTCCTCCATCAGAGGGTCCCCAGTACGTAAACAAGGCCTTCAGTGCTTACCGAGGTATCTACATAGAGAAGGAGGACATGCAGATGGAGCTGAACAAACTG aaaaaagagaagagtgagagtgagaggctGCTGACGGAGCAGCTCCAGGCCAAAGAGTTGGAGCTGCTTCAGCTGAGGACGGAGATGGAGACCAGCCAAGGTACAG TGATGAAGAGCCTGAACAGCCCTCAGGACTACTGGCAAGTGGACAGCGTCGGCGCCGACCTGAAGATCCTCAAactgcaggaggagctggagagggtGACGCTGGAAAACAGCAGACTGCTGGATAGAAGTGGG GAGGAACCCCATGGCCTTAACGGACCAGACTTGGATCAGACCTGTGACGCAAAGCATAACACAAG ggagaggagcatGCAGCAGACGTACGAGGCCTTGTGCTGTGAGGTCACTCGCCTCCACTCGGAGATGAAGAACCAAACGGGCCTCATTAGAAAACTCCGGCCGCTCATCAGTGAGACGAGACAAG cagcctccACGGTCCCAGTCCAGTGTCTCGACGACGtggaaaagaacaacaaaaaccacCCAGTTCCCCGGGTGTCAGCACCTCGCCCCCCTAGCGCCCCCCCGCTCCCCTCGTGCTCCGGCCGCCCCTGCCCCCCTGTCGGCGGGCCGTCGGGCACCCTGCTGCCGGACAGCCTGCGGGAGGACTGCTGGTACAACGGGCCCTGGCCCTCCCAGAGCTGTTCCGGAGAGGCTCTGGACGGCAGCGACGCCGGCTCCGTCGTCCTGCCCCCGCCTCCCCTGAACCAAGCCTCCCTTGATGACAGCTCGCGGTCCTTCCCCAGCCCCCCCAAACCCAGCGATGCCATGTTCTGGGAGGGACACTCCGCTGCATCCAACTCCTCGTCCTCAATTGGAAACTGCAGCCCCAGGAGCCCTCCCAACGCTGAGTGGGCCAAGCCCTATTGA
- the azi2 gene encoding 5-azacytidine-induced protein 2 isoform X5, with protein MEPLAVDDDICILKHETAYTAAGESPVSVCAGDESVASHFALVTAYEDIKKRLRDTERENTLLRKRVKQLEDKKKEKSESERLLTEQLQAKELELLQLRTEMETSQVMKSLNSPQDYWQVDSVGADLKILKLQEELERVTLENSRLLDRSGEEPHGLNGPDLDQTCDAKHNTRERSMQQTYEALCCEVTRLHSEMKNQTGLIRKLRPLISETRQAASTVPVQCLDDVEKNNKNHPVPRVSAPRPPSAPPLPSCSGRPCPPVGGPSGTLLPDSLREDCWYNGPWPSQSCSGEALDGSDAGSVVLPPPPLNQASLDDSSRSFPSPPKPSDAMFWEGHSAASNSSSSIGNCSPRSPPNAEWAKPY; from the exons ATGGAGCCCCTGGCAGTGGATGATGACATTTGCATCCTGAAACACGAGACGGCCTACACCGCTGCTGGCGAGagtcctgtgtctgtgtgtgccggCGATGAATCTGTCGCTTCCCACTTCGCCCTGGTCACGGCCTACGAGGACATCAAGAAGAGGCTGAGAGACACCGAGCGAGAGAATACCTTGCTGAGGAAGAGGGTCAAGCAGCTGGAGGACAAG aaaaaagagaagagtgagagtgagaggctGCTGACGGAGCAGCTCCAGGCCAAAGAGTTGGAGCTGCTTCAGCTGAGGACGGAGATGGAGACCAGCCAAG TGATGAAGAGCCTGAACAGCCCTCAGGACTACTGGCAAGTGGACAGCGTCGGCGCCGACCTGAAGATCCTCAAactgcaggaggagctggagagggtGACGCTGGAAAACAGCAGACTGCTGGATAGAAGTGGG GAGGAACCCCATGGCCTTAACGGACCAGACTTGGATCAGACCTGTGACGCAAAGCATAACACAAG ggagaggagcatGCAGCAGACGTACGAGGCCTTGTGCTGTGAGGTCACTCGCCTCCACTCGGAGATGAAGAACCAAACGGGCCTCATTAGAAAACTCCGGCCGCTCATCAGTGAGACGAGACAAG cagcctccACGGTCCCAGTCCAGTGTCTCGACGACGtggaaaagaacaacaaaaaccacCCAGTTCCCCGGGTGTCAGCACCTCGCCCCCCTAGCGCCCCCCCGCTCCCCTCGTGCTCCGGCCGCCCCTGCCCCCCTGTCGGCGGGCCGTCGGGCACCCTGCTGCCGGACAGCCTGCGGGAGGACTGCTGGTACAACGGGCCCTGGCCCTCCCAGAGCTGTTCCGGAGAGGCTCTGGACGGCAGCGACGCCGGCTCCGTCGTCCTGCCCCCGCCTCCCCTGAACCAAGCCTCCCTTGATGACAGCTCGCGGTCCTTCCCCAGCCCCCCCAAACCCAGCGATGCCATGTTCTGGGAGGGACACTCCGCTGCATCCAACTCCTCGTCCTCAATTGGAAACTGCAGCCCCAGGAGCCCTCCCAACGCTGAGTGGGCCAAGCCCTATTGA
- the azi2 gene encoding 5-azacytidine-induced protein 2 isoform X3, with product MEPLAVDDDICILKHETAYTAAGESPVSVCAGDESVASHFALVTAYEDIKKRLRDTERENTLLRKRVKQLEDKLFRPEAPPSEGPQYVNKAFSAYRGIYIEKEDMQMELNKLKKEKSESERLLTEQLQAKELELLQLRTEMETSQVMKSLNSPQDYWQVDSVGADLKILKLQEELERVTLENSRLLDRSGEEPHGLNGPDLDQTCDAKHNTRERSMQQTYEALCCEVTRLHSEMKNQTGLIRKLRPLISETRQAASTVPVQCLDDVEKNNKNHPVPRVSAPRPPSAPPLPSCSGRPCPPVGGPSGTLLPDSLREDCWYNGPWPSQSCSGEALDGSDAGSVVLPPPPLNQASLDDSSRSFPSPPKPSDAMFWEGHSAASNSSSSIGNCSPRSPPNAEWAKPY from the exons ATGGAGCCCCTGGCAGTGGATGATGACATTTGCATCCTGAAACACGAGACGGCCTACACCGCTGCTGGCGAGagtcctgtgtctgtgtgtgccggCGATGAATCTGTCGCTTCCCACTTCGCCCTGGTCACGGCCTACGAGGACATCAAGAAGAGGCTGAGAGACACCGAGCGAGAGAATACCTTGCTGAGGAAGAGGGTCAAGCAGCTGGAGGACAAG CTCTTCCGGCCAGAGGCTCCTCCATCAGAGGGTCCCCAGTACGTAAACAAGGCCTTCAGTGCTTACCGAGGTATCTACATAGAGAAGGAGGACATGCAGATGGAGCTGAACAAACTG aaaaaagagaagagtgagagtgagaggctGCTGACGGAGCAGCTCCAGGCCAAAGAGTTGGAGCTGCTTCAGCTGAGGACGGAGATGGAGACCAGCCAAG TGATGAAGAGCCTGAACAGCCCTCAGGACTACTGGCAAGTGGACAGCGTCGGCGCCGACCTGAAGATCCTCAAactgcaggaggagctggagagggtGACGCTGGAAAACAGCAGACTGCTGGATAGAAGTGGG GAGGAACCCCATGGCCTTAACGGACCAGACTTGGATCAGACCTGTGACGCAAAGCATAACACAAG ggagaggagcatGCAGCAGACGTACGAGGCCTTGTGCTGTGAGGTCACTCGCCTCCACTCGGAGATGAAGAACCAAACGGGCCTCATTAGAAAACTCCGGCCGCTCATCAGTGAGACGAGACAAG cagcctccACGGTCCCAGTCCAGTGTCTCGACGACGtggaaaagaacaacaaaaaccacCCAGTTCCCCGGGTGTCAGCACCTCGCCCCCCTAGCGCCCCCCCGCTCCCCTCGTGCTCCGGCCGCCCCTGCCCCCCTGTCGGCGGGCCGTCGGGCACCCTGCTGCCGGACAGCCTGCGGGAGGACTGCTGGTACAACGGGCCCTGGCCCTCCCAGAGCTGTTCCGGAGAGGCTCTGGACGGCAGCGACGCCGGCTCCGTCGTCCTGCCCCCGCCTCCCCTGAACCAAGCCTCCCTTGATGACAGCTCGCGGTCCTTCCCCAGCCCCCCCAAACCCAGCGATGCCATGTTCTGGGAGGGACACTCCGCTGCATCCAACTCCTCGTCCTCAATTGGAAACTGCAGCCCCAGGAGCCCTCCCAACGCTGAGTGGGCCAAGCCCTATTGA